A window of Paremcibacter congregatus contains these coding sequences:
- a CDS encoding PilZ domain-containing protein yields MRKHNRRTMVQPAVLGIGSFDFECTAYDVSLGGIRIKADLPVERNASVYVQMRHRLRQNAKVVWAADGFMGLRFIDPPEKVKMGLGSLSNGLN; encoded by the coding sequence ATGCGAAAGCACAACAGGCGGACAATGGTGCAGCCTGCGGTTCTGGGTATCGGCAGCTTTGATTTTGAATGTACGGCCTATGATGTGTCATTGGGCGGCATCCGGATCAAGGCAGACTTGCCGGTTGAACGTAACGCCAGTGTCTATGTCCAGATGCGGCACAGGCTAAGACAAAACGCCAAGGTCGTCTGGGCAGCGGATGGTTTTATGGGATTGCGGTTTATCGATCCACCTGAAAAGGTCAAAATGGGCCTGGGTAGTCTTTCTAATGGATTGAATTAA